Within the Sulfurospirillum barnesii SES-3 genome, the region CCCTTTAAAAGAATCAGCAGGAAAATGCTACGAAATTTTACTCCCTATTGATGAAGACCCCTATAAAACCAAAGCTTTAAGGAGTTCTTTTTTTAAACACTGGAAGTTTCACTACAACCTTATGAAAAGCTATTTAAAAGTTCTAGATATTTTTGATTTTATCAAACTGATAAAATATGCTGATAAAAATAAAATATGGAGTTATCGTCATATTGAGGAAAAACAGATTCCATATATTTTTTTGGTTTTAAAAGAATACCCACCTGTTGGTAATAAAAATAAACTTATTCGTAAAGATTGGTTGAGATTCTGGTTTGATTCAAGAGTGAGAACTTTAGAAGACTTATGGATACACACTAATAAAGATTGGATACTCATTAAAGCTACTTACGCTAATCCAAGAAATGGAAAAACACCAAATTATACTCAATTAAAAGATACTGAAATTGTAACTGTAAATCTTGATTTTTTAAACAAAGAGGAGCCTATTCTATCAAGTTTTGTTATTAACCAAATGCACAAAGAATTTAATAAAGAATTAGAATAAAATTCTACTCAAATATAACCATTCACCTTTTAACTTCCTACTTATCCGCATAATGCGTTTTGCATTGTACCACTTCGATGGACTCTTCTACAATGCGGTAAACGATGCGGTTTTTCTCATCAATCCTACGACTCCAATACTCCGACAAATCGCCTCTTAGCCGTTCAGGTTTACCGATGCCTGAGTTACCATTTCGCATGATGTCTGATAAGAGTTGATTGATGCGTTTTAGCGTCTTTTTATCCTCACTCTGCCACGATAAATATTCGTCCCACGCTATCTGCGTAAAAACGATTGAGTAGCTCATTGCGCTAGCTTTTCTAACGCATCAAGGCTTTTTACTGTTTTGTCGGTACTGGCGATGGATTCTCGTAATTTTTCTTGATTGTACGGGCTATAAAACGCATCTTTACGCACCACTTCAAAAGGGATGCCACCACGGTTGAGCGCTTGACGAACAAACATGTTAAACGCTGTGGTCATGTTAAGCCCTAACTCATTAAAAAGCTCTTCGGCTTGTTTTTTGACTGTTTCATCCATGCGGATATTGATGTTTACTTGCGCCATAATATTTCCTTCATTTTTTTAAATTATAGCAAATTGTAAATAAAATTATGTAAATTTATTTCATAAAATCAATTTTTTCAATCACATACCGCTCATTTTCGCATTTTACATGTAAAGAGACACCAAAGGTTTTTGAGAGGTTTTCATCGTTTAAGACCTCCTCTTTTTTGCCGTGTGCGACAATGAGCCCCTCTTTAATGAGCACCACTTGCGAAATGGATGCAAATATCTCTTCTAAATGGTGCGTGACTAAGATGATGGTGCGCTCTTTGGCAAGGTTTTGAAGCAAGGCTAAAAATTCCATTTGCGCTTTGATGTCCAGCCCAACGGTGGGCTCATCGAGTATCATAGCTTTGGGTTCATGCACCAAAGAGCGTGCGATGATGCAGCGCCTAAGCTCTCCTGTACTCATGCTGGAGATGCGTTTATCTCTTAAATGCGAAATCTCCAAAGAGGCTAAAACCTCCTCCACTTTCTTTACATGTAAAGGAGAAAAACCTTGATGTTCGTAGAGATGAAAACTGCTAAAAAAGCCTGAAAGGGCTACTTCAAACCCACTTAAATCGGGGGAGCGCTCGCTAAATTGGTAGTGCAAATCGTTGGTAATAATCCCCAAATTTTTCTTCAATTCCCAAATATCCCAAACGCTTTTGCCAAACACCTCTTTTTTCATTACCTCGCTGTAACGGGGGTAAATATCGTTGGAGAAGAGTTTTAAAAGCGTTGATTTGCCTGAGCCATTAGCCCCTAAAATCGCCGTGTGTTCACCCTCTTCTATCTTTAAACTGATGTCATGCAAGACGTTTTTATCTTCATACGCCACACAAATATGCTCAAAATTGACAATACTCATCGCTCACTCCTTTTCCAAATTATAACACGTTCATGCCTCTCTTTTTTTCATATCAACATATCTTGATATGAAAATTTTATTCTGCTATACTCACACAAAAATCACACCCAAAAGAGTATGAAAGTATGGAAACCTTTTTAAAAACCATTAGTGCACTCAACGATGAAACCCGTTTGCAGATTCTTCGCTTTATTCACGAAAATGGTGAAGTGTGTGTCTGTGACATTGAAAAAGCATTTTGCATGATCCAATCACGCACCTCCCGTCACCTAAAAATTCTTAAAGAAGCGGGTTTTTTACGGGTCGATAGACGTGGAAAATGGGCGTATTACACCATCCGTATGCCATTGGATAGATTTCGATTAGAGTGTTTAGAAGAGCTAAGTTACCTTGATATTGCTTTACCCCACATCAAAACTCACTGTAAGGATGCAGAATGATTCTTGCGTTTTCTCTCTTTTTAGCCACGCTTTTGCTGGTGATTATTCAACCTCGTGGGATTAAAATTGGCACTTCTGCCATCATAGGTGCGGTGTGTGCACTGCTTTTAGGCGTGGTCAGTTTTGCAGATGTATTGGTCGTTACAAACATTGTTTGGGATGCGACGTTAGCGTTTATTGGCATTATTATTCTCTCCCTTGTCCTTGATGAAATAGGCTTTTTTGAGTGGTGCGCCATTAAAATGGCAAAGCTCTCGTATGGCAATGGGCATTTGATGTTTGTCTATTCGCTGCTTTTGGGTGCGCTCATCTCCGCTTTGTTTGCCAATGATGGTGCGGTGCTCATTTTAACCCCCATTTTACTGGCTAAAATGCGCATTTTAAAGCTGAATGCTAAAACCATTGTCGCCTTTTTGCTTGCAGGAGGCTTTATCTCCGATAGTGCGTCGCTTCCTTTTGTCTTTTCCAACCTCACCAACATCGTCACCGCCAACTATTTTAACATTGGTTTTGCGACGTATTTGAGTGTTATGTTCATCCCTTATATCGTCAGTACCATCGTATCTATCGGCATTTTATGGCTCTTTTTACGCAAAGATATTCCCTTACATGTAAACACTGAACTCTTAAAAAATCCCGATGATGTCTTAAAAAGTAAACCTCTTTTTTACCTCAGTTGGGTGTTTATCGCAGGACTTATGGCAAGCTATTTTGTCGGAGAAATGTACCACTTACCCATTAGTTTTATTGCCCTAGGCGGTGCGCTTGTGTTTTTAGCCATTGCGACCTCTTTTAAAGCTACCAAACCATGGCATATCATTAAAACCGCTCCGTGGCAAGTGGTATGGTTTAGCATTGGACTGTACATTGTGGTGTATGGGCTTAAAAACGCTGGACTGACGGATTATTTGAGTACCATCTTAACACAGCTCAACGCACAAGGTGATACCATTGCCATTCTAGGTACGGGCTTTATAGCAGCTTTTTTAAGTGCTATTATGAACAATATGCCCACCGTCATGATTATGGATATAGCCTTGCATGACATCCCCAATAATGCCTTAGCGTACGCCAATATCATTGGGTGCAATTTAGGGCCAAAAATGACCCCATTTGGCTCACTTGCCACGCTTCTTTGGTTGCATGTTATGGCGAACAAAGGGGTAAAAATCAGCTTTTGGGAATACTCAAAATTTGGGCTCATTGTCACCCCACCCATTTTACTTATCGTCCTTCTAAGCCTCGTTTAGTCTTTACATGTAAAAGCAAAAGGCAGATGTCTTTTGCTTTTTTTTATTTTAAAATTTACATATAATTTACCTAATTAATCTAACATACATTCCTAATATTGATACACAAAGGGAATCTATGTCATTTTCGACCATAAAAAGTAAACTCACGCTTCTTCTGCTTGTCCTCATCCTTGGATTTGGTATTTTAGGCTATGCTATTGTAAAAGAAGGCAATGATGCCAAAATGGCAGCAACACGTCTTGTCACCATAGCCACTATTGAAAAACTCACCCTAGAGCTTCGTATTGAACAACGCAACTACCAAATCCATTTTCAAGCTAAAAATTTAGAAAATTATGAAAAAATCTACCAAACCTTGCTTACGGATTTGGATGAGCTCAAAAGTATATTGCTCAGCAAAGTCAACCATGAACGTATTGATGCGCTTAAAAAAATCCTTCAAGAGTGGCATGCCATCAACGCACCTCGGCTGATACTTTACGCAAAATACGGTAAAACCCTTCACGATGAAAATTTTTCAAAAACCTATCCTGAGGATGCCCAAAAACTTGAAACACTCTACCAGCAAAGTGCCCAATCCTTTGCCGTGATTCTTGAAAAATTTCAAGAATTAGCAAATGAAGTGAAAAAATCTAACTTTAACCGTCTTGATACCAATAAACTTCTCTCAGAAATCATCATAACCCTCGTAATGCTCCTTGTCTTTGCCATCTTCTTTTACGTCACCCAATCCATTAAAAAATCTGTCACCTACGCCAAAGAACAGTGTGAAAGAATGCGTATGAGCAAAAATTTAAGTGAAAAAATCGCCATTCTTTCCAAAGATGAAATCGGTGACATTATGCATGCCCTCAATGCACTCATCAGCGATGTCTCTTCCGCACTCAATAGTGCTAAAAACAATGCCCTCGAAAATGCCTCCGTGGCAGAAGAACTCTCCAGTACCAGCCTTCAAATAGGAAAAAGAGCCGAAGAAGAAGCCAATGTGGTACAGATGACCACCCAAGAAGCCCAAGAGGTTGCGCATGCCATCCAAAATGCCAACACACAATCTCAAGAGGTCAAAACCCTTACCGAGCAAGCGCAAAAAAGCCTTCAAAGTGCGCAACATCTCCTTGCTGAAACCATGCAAAACCTGACACAAACGGCACACAATGAAGCAGCAATGAATGAGCGCCTTAACCACCTTTCAGAAGATGCGAAACAAGTCAAAAATGTCTTAGATGTCATTGGTGATATTGCCGACCAAACCAATCTTTTAGCCCTCAACGCCGCCATCGAAGCTGCCCGTGCGGGAGAACATGGCAGAGGTTTTGCCGTGGTGGCGGACGAAGTGCGAAAACTCGCAGAACGTACTCAAAAAAGCCTCATTGAAACCAATGCAACGGTCAATGTCATCGTCCAATCCATCACCGACATTAGCCAAGAGATGAACCTCAACGCCAAACGTATTCAAGACCTCTGTCAATTCTCTGAGCAAGTAACCACCCAAACCAACGATGCAGTAAATTTGCTCGATAAGAGTGTCATTGGAACAGATGACGTAGTAGAAAATGCAAAACACAATGTTACGCTCATTCAAACCGCTGTCATTGAAAATATAACCAAAATCAACACCCTCTCAAGCTCCAATGCCAGAAGCGTTGAAGAGATCGCAGGAGCAGCAGAACACCTCTCAAAACTCGCTTCCAATTTAAGCACAACGCTCTCAGTTTTTAAAACCGCCTAATTATTTTACAAAGCCCTTTTTAAGGGCTTTTCTCCTCTCTTAAACGCCTTACATGTAAAAAGGTTATTCTGTTGTGACTTTTGTGTTACAATAAACCAACTTTGCAAAGGAGTCACCCATGCACATTACCCCAGAAGTGCTCTTTGAAGCACGCCGTCACTTTTTAAAACTAGGAGCGGGTGCGTTGGTAAGCACTAGCGCACTCTCAAAGCTTTTAGCCTCCATGCCTGAGGAAGTTCAACTCTCCTTTACCAAAGATGCCAACCCACTCAAACTCACCCCAAACACCTTTGAGCAAGCAAGTAATTATGTCAATTTTTACGAATTTTCCACCGATAAAACCGCCCCTGTCAAAATGGCACAGAGTATGAAAACAAAACCGTGGAATGTCGGCTTTTTTGGTGAAATCAAAACCGAGCAGATGCTTGAAGTGGATGAGCTCATCGCCAAGTTTGGGCTTGAAGAGCGGATTTATCGTTTTCGTTGTGTCGAGGGCTGGTCTATGGTGGTTCCATGGATTGGGTTTCCACTGTATAAACTGCTGGATTATTTAGAGCCAAACACCAAAGCAAAATATGTGAAGTTTACGACTCGTCATGAGCCTGAGATGTTTCCCGACCAACAAAGAGGGCTTTTTGCTTCCATCAAACATCCTTATGTCGAGGGTTTACGCATGGACGAGGCACGCCATCCTTTAACCTTTTTAGCCGTGGGCATGTACGGCAAACCTCTTCCTAAACAAAACGGCGCACCCATTCGACTCGTTGTCCCATGGAAATACGGATTTAAATCCATCAAGTCCATTGACCTTATCGAATGCGTGGAAGAAGAGCCTAAAAACACTTGGCAAGTGATGGATGCTAAAGAGTATGGCTTTTATGCCAATGTCAATCCCAAAGTAGACCACCCCAGATGGACGCAAGCTAAAGAGCGAGTCTTGGGTAAGCTTTCCAAACAAGAGACCTTGATGTTTAATGGCTACGAAAAAGAGGTGGGGCATTTGTATGCGGGAATGGATTTGAGGAAGTTTTTTTGAAAACGCTCATTTCCCTCATCGCCCTGCTTCCTTTGGGCTATGCTTACTACGCTCTTGAGCATGCCATTGACCCCATCAAGATGCTCTACACCATCACAGGGGTTGGAGCGATTTGCCTCCTTTTACTCTCCTTAGTGCCTTCTACATGTAAACGAGTCTGCGGGCAAAACTTCCTCCGTTACCGCAAAACCATCGGCTTGCTTAGTTTTTTCTATGCCCTTTTACATGTAAGCGTTTTTATCGTACTTGATAGCGAATTTGACTTCGTTGCCATCGTTGAAAAAAGCCTCAAAAAACCGTTCATTTATGTAGGCGTTATCGCCTTTGCTATCGTGCTTTTTATGGCTCTCACCTCCACAAAAAAACGCTTCGCTCGCTTTTCAAAATACCACAAAGCGGTCTATCTCGCTTTAGCACTTGCACTGCTTCACAGTTTCTGGGCACAAAAAGTGGCTGGGGTGTTTGAATATGGCATCGTCGCCATTGGTGTGGTACTTTTAGGCGAGAGAGTTTGGGCGTGGAGAGCTTTAATCTCATCTAATGCTCATATTTAGTAGAATATCCCTTCCTTAACCTAAAATATTTCAATATGAAATATTTTTTAATTTTTTTTTGAATCACTGTTATGATTTATTATCAATCGACAAGGATTCAAACATGAAAGCACCTAATTTATTTACACTTCTTCAAAAGGTTGAAAAGCAGTTGAGTACAAACGAAAACGATTCAAATATTTTAAAAACCATCGAATTGTTTGCAGGTGTTGGTGGCTTTAGACTTGGATTAGAAAGAGCCAATCAAGATAATGCACAATTTAAAATTGTATGGAGCAACCAGTGGGAGCCTTCAACCAAAATTCAACATGCTTCAGATATTTACTGCGCACGATTTGGCTATGAAAACCACGCCAATGAAGATATTTCCAACGTTAATTCAGCCGATATCCCAAACCATGACCTGTTGGTGGGAGGGTTTCCTTGTCAAGATTATTCCGTTGCTAGTAGCCTCAAAAATGCTCACGGAATTGTGGGTAAAAAAGGCGTTTTATGGTGGCAAATTTTTAGAATCCTTGAAGAAAAAAAAGAGAACGCCCCACGCTATTTGATGTTAGAAAATGTTGATAGACTCTTAAAATCCCCAGCCACTCAAAGAGGTCGAGACTTTGCCTTGATTTTAGCCTCTTTAAATTCTTTGGGTTATGCGGTTGAGTGGAGAGTCGTGAACGCAAGCGAATACGGCATGCCCCAACGACGCAAAAGAATTTTTATCATGGGTTATAAAAAAGATACACCTCTTTACCAAACACTCCGAAATGCAAAGCCCTCTGACATTTTTAATCAAAAAGGTCTTTTTGCAAAAGCATTCCCCATTCAAGAAATCTCACCTCAGATGATTGTATCGGCATCATTGGAAAACGATTTGGTTACTATTACAAACACCTTTAACCAAAACACAAAAAAAAGTCCTTTTTTAGACGCTGGTTATACGATTGACAATACCTATTATTCTACAGCAGTGCATTCAAACTATGAGGGCGAGTACAAGCTATTGTCGCACATACTTCAAGACGAATCTTGCGTACCAAAAGAATTTTATATTCATGAGAATGAGTTGGAAAAATGGATGTACCATAAAGGTTCAAAATCATACGAACGAATAGATAAAATCACAGGTCATAACTATAAATACACCGAGGGCAGCATGAGCTTCCCTGATTCACTTGACAAACCTGCTCGAACCATTATCACAGGTGAAGGGGGTCAGAGTGCATCACGCTTTAAGCATGTTGTGTGTGTTAATGGTAAATACCGAAGACTAACGCCTGTTGAACTTGAACGACTCAACATGTTTCCAGACAACCATACACTTGGGGCGAGCAATACCAAAAGAGCTTTTTTAATGGGCAATGCGCTGGTGGTTGGCATTATTGAAAAACTAGGAAAAACCCTAATTAATGAGGTCTTTCATGAGCCTTCCTTATGATATAACCGACAAACAATCCATCATCAATTTTGCTAAAAAGCTTCTTGGTAAGACATTGCGAGACATATGTGACTTAGTTGCACCCAACGCCTCTTTAGATAAAGGAAGTTTTGGAAAGATACTGGAAAAATTTTATTTTCTTTACGAACCCAATTCAGATGCACAACCTGATTTTAAAGAAGCTAAATTAGAGCTAAAATCAACACCTCTAAAACAATTAAAAAAGAAACAATACCGCTCAAAAGAGCGCCTTGTCCTTAACATCATCAACTACATGGATGTTGTTCATCAACATTTTGAGGAGAGTGCATTTTTGAAAAAAAATGCTCACCTACTTCTAATTTTTTACCTACACACGAAAGATACATCTGTGTTAGATTACGTCATTAAACTTGTCGATGAATGGAAGTTTCCTGATGCTGATTTGGAAATCATCAGGCAAGATTGGGAATTTATTCAAAAAAAAATACGAGCTGGTAAAGCCCACGAACTCTCAGAAGGGGATACATTTTATTTAGGTGCATGTTCCAAAGGAGCAACGGCTCAAACAACACGCCAACAGCCTTATAACACCATTCTTGCAAAACAAAGAGCTTACTCTTTAAAGCAAGGCTATGTGAATCATATCATTGCTTCGTTAGCAAAACACAAAACAGAAGTCTATGGAAAACTCATTACGCAAAGCATATTGCATCAAAAGCCCTCTATTGAGGAGATTGTTATCGAAAGATTTACGCCCTATTACAACCAATCTTTAGAGCAAATTCTTGAGCATTTTGACTTCAAACTCAATCGAAAATCAAAAAATTTCTATGCCAATCTCACCAAAGCAATCTTAAAAATCGACCTTAAACACGCCATTGAAGAATTTGAAAAAGCTGATATTATCGTGAAAACCGTAAGGCTAAAAGAGAACAACTTACCCAAAGAAGATGTCTCTTTCCCTGCATTTGAATACACACGCCTCCTTGAAGAAACATGGGAAGAGTCCGAGTTTAAAGCCATCTTAGAACATAAATTTTTATTTGTTTTTTTCCAGTTTGAAAACAATCAATTGTTCCTACGAAAAGTTAAATTTTGGAATATGCCCCATGCTGACATTGAGGCATCGCAAAAGGTTTGGCTTGAAGCTAAGCGTGTTATTCAAGAAGGAAATATCGTCAAGAAGATTTCTAACAAACGATATTACACTCATTTTCCCAGTAAAAAATTTAGTACCATCGCCCATGTAAGACCTCACGCTAAAGATAAAGACGATACATATCCATTACCTACCCTCGACCAACTTACAGATAAAAATAACTATATGAAGCACTCGTTTTGGTTAAATAACCAATACATCAAAGATAAAATCTATCTATTGCCCAAGGAAGTCTTATGAACGGTAACACCCGCTCTTCCATCACCAAAGGACTCAAAATCAAAATCGTCTTAAAAGCTGACCAACGCACGGGCAAGCTTATAGAGGGCATTGTTAAAGACATCTTGACCAACTCTCCTACGCATCCGCATGGCATCAAAGTGAGGCTGGAGAGTGGTGAAGTGGGGCGTGTGAAAGAAGTATTGTGAACGCATTTATCTCAGGTTTTAGTCTTGGAATTTCACTTATCTTAGCCATTGGGGCGCAGAATGCTTTTGTGCTCAAACAAGGCATTAAAAAAGAGCATGTGTTTGTCATTTGCTTTGTCTGTGCGCTTTCTGATGCCATTTTGATTTTTGCAGGGGTTTCGGGTTTTGGGTATTTGGTGGAGCAGTTTCCTTCCCTTCAAACTTTTGCTCGTTATGGTGGTTTTGCTTTTTTATGTGTTTATGGATTGAAGAGTTTTTACTCGGCGTGGCGTATGTCGCATGAGCTAAAACCTGAGGGTATCACACCGCCAACGCTTTTAAAAACCATACTCTTAACCCTCGCCTTTACATGGCTAAACCCTCATGTGTATCTGGATACCGTCATTTTACTAGGTTCCGTTTCGACTAAATTTGGAGAAAGTGCGCCTTTGTTTGGTTTTGGGGCGATGAGCGCTTCGTTTGTCTTTTTCTTCTCTTTAGGCTATGGCGCACGGCTTTTGGCACCCTTGTTTAAAAAGCCTCTTGCGTGGAAAATTTTAGATGGGCTTATTGGCATAGTGATGCTCTCTTTGGCATGGATGCTCTTAGCATTCTAAGCTTTATGTGCAAAATCTTACAAAATACCTAGTTTTGGACTCTTTATCTCTGTAATTTTTATTTGAATATATTATGCTAGAATGAGGCACTTAAAAAAATACATTCCCTAAGAATTGAGATGTGCATGCGTATACAACACCTTCTTTTTTGCTTATTATGCGCTTCCATGCTTTTAGCAAAAGAGTACACTTTTGCCATTTTCCCCTCCAATACACCTGCAAAAATCACACAAGCACTCACCCCTTTAATGCACTACCTCAGTGAACAAAGTGGCGATACCTTTCAACTGGTCATTACCAAAGATTACGAAGAACTGGCACAACGTATCAGAGAAAAAAGTGTTGATTTTGCTTGGGTAAATACGAAAAATTTTGTTCTTCTCAAAGAAGAAATTCCCTCCTTACATTACCTTGTAACCTATTTGGAACACTCTAAAAATGGAGACATTACCCCCTATTATCAGGCGTTTATTATTGCGCATAAACCATCCCATATTCAGACTTTAGATGAAGCCAAAGATAAGTATTTTGCCTTTACCGACAAAGATTCCACTTCAGGCTATGCTTATCCTATGCTCATTTTTCAAGAACATAACATCAATCCCTACACCTTTTTTAAAAAAATATTTTTTCTTAAAAAACATGATAAAGTCATTGAAGCACTGATGAGTCACTCCATTGAAGCAGGAGCTGTTTCGGATGGAACGTATTACAGTGCTTTTGAAAAATACGGCGATGCCTTTACCATTCTAGCACGCTCCAAACCTATTCCATTGGATGCCATTGTTGCATCTGAACATATTGGGGCACACGAGAGTGAACGCATTGCGCATATCCTTGAACGTCTTAGCACACACTCCGCATCCACTGAAGCACTCAAAGAACATTTAGGATGGGATAGCGCAGGGTTTATGCGAAAAGACAGTGCCTTTTATGAAACGTTTAAACAAACACTCAAAGCATCTACACATGAATCTCTACAATAAAGTCCTTTTTCTCTCATTCCTACAACTAGGAACCATCTTTGTATTTGGAATCTACCAAATACAATCTTTATACCTGACACAAAAAAGAGCCTTTGACCAAAAAAATGTCATGCAAGCAGAAGTCATCCAAAAACGCTTTGAAGAGAAGCAACAAAGCTTACAAAAAACAGCCCATATTCTTATTAACTCGCAAGAGGTCATCACAGGAATTCTAAGCCACGATACCGATATGCTGTACAATTGGAGCAAACTTTTTCTCTCTTCTACGTCTGAGAAAATTCATTTTATGGATTTAGACGGTACGATCATTAGCCGAGGGGAAGCTGAATTTAATTTTGGCGATGATACCTCACAACGCTTTTATGTGCGTCAAGCCCTTCAAAACGATACCTTTTTGGGTATTGACTTCGTGGATGGAGAAGAGTGTTTAATTTATGCAAAACGTGTGAAACAGTATGGGCAAAGACCTATTGGAGTTATTAGTCTTGCTATTGTCATTGACAATGCCTTTTTGAACACTTTAGTACAAGACACCAGCATGACCATGACCTACACCTCCACCCACCAAACTCTTTCGACTTCAATAGAACCATTTTTGCCTCAGGCGCTCTCGTCTTCTTTACATGTAACCTTCCAAACAGGTGGTGCAAAAGATGCTAACTTTAGTATTAGCCCTTCTTCAGAAGAGGAGCTTTATGCCCTTAAAGAAGCACGTAACACCTTTTTAATCGGCATCTCTTTAGCACTATTGATTCTGATGTTAGCCTTGCATTTTACACTGCTTAAACACTTAAAAGAGCACAAAGCACTCTCTCTCGTCTTGATTGATTTTTACGAAGACCGTCTTAGCATACACGATCTTATGAGAGCCATCAAACATACCTTGCATCAACACACCACCCCTGAAATCAAAAAAATTGCAGAAGCCTTGTTTAACATGAGCGAGAAAATAGCACACACACAAACAGCCCTTGAACACTCAAGCACAACCGACCAACTCACCGCCCTTGCCAATAGACGCAAAGTTGAAGAATATTTAGAACAAAAAATAGAAGAGAGCAAACGGGGTGCTTTTTTTTCAATTATTATGATAGATATTGACCATTTTAAAAACATTAACGACACCTATGGGCATGCGATAGGTGACCATGTTCTTATTCATACCGCACGTCTAATGAGTGCGTCCATTCGAGAAAGTGACATGCTGGGGCGTTGGGGTGGAGAGGAGTTTTTACTGATTTTACCCAACACGCCTCTTGATGGGGCATTACGCATTGCTGAACACATCCGTGCCACCCTACACCAACACACCTTTGAGCACTACCCTGAGTTTTTAAGCATGAGCCTAGGTGTTGCAACACACCAGCCAAACGATACTTCAAAAACCATCTTAAAACGTGCCGATAACGCACTCTATAAAGCCAAAAATGGCGGAAGAAATCAGGTACAACATGAAAGTTAATTTTTTTCTAAAGATTGCATTTTTTCTCTGCTTATCCCTGTATGCCCATGCAAAACAAAGCCTTGTGTTTGCAGTCAATCCGTATAAAAATACTGAAGAGTTGCGCACCCAACATGCAGAGCTGATTGGCTATCTTGAAAAAGCATTGCAAAGAGAGATTGTTTTTATTGTCTCAAAAGATTATACGCATTTACTCACACTCATTGAGCAGGGCAATGTCGATATTGCTTCCATTTCGCCCAAACTCTTTGCAACATCTCGTCAAAAAAAGATT harbors:
- the dcm gene encoding DNA (cytosine-5-)-methyltransferase, with the protein product MKAPNLFTLLQKVEKQLSTNENDSNILKTIELFAGVGGFRLGLERANQDNAQFKIVWSNQWEPSTKIQHASDIYCARFGYENHANEDISNVNSADIPNHDLLVGGFPCQDYSVASSLKNAHGIVGKKGVLWWQIFRILEEKKENAPRYLMLENVDRLLKSPATQRGRDFALILASLNSLGYAVEWRVVNASEYGMPQRRKRIFIMGYKKDTPLYQTLRNAKPSDIFNQKGLFAKAFPIQEISPQMIVSASLENDLVTITNTFNQNTKKSPFLDAGYTIDNTYYSTAVHSNYEGEYKLLSHILQDESCVPKEFYIHENELEKWMYHKGSKSYERIDKITGHNYKYTEGSMSFPDSLDKPARTIITGEGGQSASRFKHVVCVNGKYRRLTPVELERLNMFPDNHTLGASNTKRAFLMGNALVVGIIEKLGKTLINEVFHEPSL
- a CDS encoding Sau3AI family type II restriction endonuclease; this encodes MSLPYDITDKQSIINFAKKLLGKTLRDICDLVAPNASLDKGSFGKILEKFYFLYEPNSDAQPDFKEAKLELKSTPLKQLKKKQYRSKERLVLNIINYMDVVHQHFEESAFLKKNAHLLLIFYLHTKDTSVLDYVIKLVDEWKFPDADLEIIRQDWEFIQKKIRAGKAHELSEGDTFYLGACSKGATAQTTRQQPYNTILAKQRAYSLKQGYVNHIIASLAKHKTEVYGKLITQSILHQKPSIEEIVIERFTPYYNQSLEQILEHFDFKLNRKSKNFYANLTKAILKIDLKHAIEEFEKADIIVKTVRLKENNLPKEDVSFPAFEYTRLLEETWEESEFKAILEHKFLFVFFQFENNQLFLRKVKFWNMPHADIEASQKVWLEAKRVIQEGNIVKKISNKRYYTHFPSKKFSTIAHVRPHAKDKDDTYPLPTLDQLTDKNNYMKHSFWLNNQYIKDKIYLLPKEVL
- a CDS encoding YwbE family protein, whose product is MNGNTRSSITKGLKIKIVLKADQRTGKLIEGIVKDILTNSPTHPHGIKVRLESGEVGRVKEVL
- a CDS encoding LysE/ArgO family amino acid transporter: MNAFISGFSLGISLILAIGAQNAFVLKQGIKKEHVFVICFVCALSDAILIFAGVSGFGYLVEQFPSLQTFARYGGFAFLCVYGLKSFYSAWRMSHELKPEGITPPTLLKTILLTLAFTWLNPHVYLDTVILLGSVSTKFGESAPLFGFGAMSASFVFFFSLGYGARLLAPLFKKPLAWKILDGLIGIVMLSLAWMLLAF
- a CDS encoding phosphate/phosphite/phosphonate ABC transporter substrate-binding protein, coding for MRIQHLLFCLLCASMLLAKEYTFAIFPSNTPAKITQALTPLMHYLSEQSGDTFQLVITKDYEELAQRIREKSVDFAWVNTKNFVLLKEEIPSLHYLVTYLEHSKNGDITPYYQAFIIAHKPSHIQTLDEAKDKYFAFTDKDSTSGYAYPMLIFQEHNINPYTFFKKIFFLKKHDKVIEALMSHSIEAGAVSDGTYYSAFEKYGDAFTILARSKPIPLDAIVASEHIGAHESERIAHILERLSTHSASTEALKEHLGWDSAGFMRKDSAFYETFKQTLKASTHESLQ
- a CDS encoding sensor domain-containing diguanylate cyclase, which codes for MNLYNKVLFLSFLQLGTIFVFGIYQIQSLYLTQKRAFDQKNVMQAEVIQKRFEEKQQSLQKTAHILINSQEVITGILSHDTDMLYNWSKLFLSSTSEKIHFMDLDGTIISRGEAEFNFGDDTSQRFYVRQALQNDTFLGIDFVDGEECLIYAKRVKQYGQRPIGVISLAIVIDNAFLNTLVQDTSMTMTYTSTHQTLSTSIEPFLPQALSSSLHVTFQTGGAKDANFSISPSSEEELYALKEARNTFLIGISLALLILMLALHFTLLKHLKEHKALSLVLIDFYEDRLSIHDLMRAIKHTLHQHTTPEIKKIAEALFNMSEKIAHTQTALEHSSTTDQLTALANRRKVEEYLEQKIEESKRGAFFSIIMIDIDHFKNINDTYGHAIGDHVLIHTARLMSASIRESDMLGRWGGEEFLLILPNTPLDGALRIAEHIRATLHQHTFEHYPEFLSMSLGVATHQPNDTSKTILKRADNALYKAKNGGRNQVQHES